A stretch of Bradyrhizobium sp. AZCC 2262 DNA encodes these proteins:
- a CDS encoding xanthine dehydrogenase family protein molybdopterin-binding subunit: MSKDSLAQPADVIRPRHVGAPIKRTEDPRLLTGSGEYTADRKPDRPLYVAFRRSEQPHARIVRIDTTAAQAAPGVVAVFTAEDIAEDFKPVIPFSRMANYYATPIMPLASGKVRHVGEAIVAVVATSRYLAEDALELIEIEFEPLGAVSRSEQAVADDAPLLHEEAGTNVLIAREFRKGDVEADLKGAAVRVGGRFEMTRKAPLAMEPRSYTAEYNTRRSAIVLYTSSNIPGIVRDAISESLDLPGSRLRVVAPDVGGSFGSKGSLYPEELLICIAARKLGRSLKWTADRLEDVSSSSQAFAEIVDAEMGFDENGVAIALQADVLGDVGAYSIYPWTCGLEPVQVVSFLPGPYKIRSYRGAVRGVATCKPPTGPYRGVGRPISTFVMERLMDLGAKALGLDPMEIRRRNLVRAEEFPYRIASGIIWDKTGFVECLDAAGKAADYQQLRVQQAEARKDGRLFGIGIASYAELTGIGSRIAVAPGMPINTGSETAKISIDSTGAITAAFGVASHGQGLETTLAQIIADDLGARFEEIRVVQGDSDAVPMSTGTYASRSAVLGGGAAKHASALLRDKIKRVASHLLEANHDDIELSGGKAIVIGTDRTVTFRQVAKAVYSDMKTLPVEAREELSASYTYDPINGTTAAATHIAAVEVDPATWFVKIHKYVVAEDCGRIINPMIVDGQVHGGVAQGIGAALFEELVYDEDGQLLSASLVDYVIPSAAEIPDMDVVHVESESAVAGGFRGMGEGGTIGAPAAIANAIADALSPFDIDVNLLPMTPERIFRRVEQAKLKAKEKS, encoded by the coding sequence ATGAGTAAGGACAGCCTCGCGCAGCCGGCCGACGTCATCCGTCCCCGGCATGTCGGCGCCCCGATCAAGCGCACGGAGGATCCGCGACTTCTGACCGGGAGCGGTGAATACACCGCTGACCGCAAGCCGGATCGGCCGCTCTACGTCGCCTTCCGGCGCAGCGAACAGCCGCATGCGCGGATCGTGCGGATCGACACGACGGCGGCGCAGGCGGCGCCGGGCGTCGTCGCCGTATTCACCGCGGAGGACATCGCAGAGGATTTCAAGCCGGTGATCCCGTTCTCCCGGATGGCCAATTACTACGCGACCCCGATCATGCCGCTGGCGTCCGGCAAGGTGCGCCATGTCGGCGAAGCTATCGTCGCTGTTGTCGCGACTTCGCGGTACCTCGCGGAAGACGCGCTCGAGCTCATCGAGATCGAGTTCGAGCCGCTCGGGGCTGTGTCGCGCAGCGAGCAGGCGGTCGCAGACGACGCTCCACTTTTGCACGAAGAGGCCGGCACCAACGTGCTGATCGCCCGCGAATTCAGGAAAGGCGACGTCGAGGCGGACCTGAAGGGCGCCGCCGTTCGGGTCGGCGGCCGCTTCGAGATGACCCGCAAGGCGCCGCTGGCGATGGAGCCGCGCAGTTATACGGCAGAGTACAACACCAGGCGCAGCGCCATCGTGCTCTATACGTCATCGAACATCCCCGGCATCGTGCGCGATGCGATTTCCGAATCGCTCGATCTGCCCGGCAGCCGCCTGCGGGTGGTCGCGCCCGATGTCGGCGGCAGTTTCGGATCGAAGGGCTCGCTTTATCCGGAAGAGTTGCTGATCTGCATCGCGGCCCGCAAGCTCGGCCGCTCGCTAAAATGGACTGCGGATCGCCTCGAGGACGTCAGCAGCAGCAGCCAGGCGTTCGCCGAGATCGTCGATGCCGAGATGGGATTCGACGAGAACGGCGTTGCCATCGCGCTGCAGGCCGACGTGCTCGGGGACGTCGGGGCCTATTCGATCTACCCGTGGACCTGTGGCCTCGAGCCGGTGCAGGTCGTCAGCTTCCTGCCGGGCCCGTACAAGATCCGGTCCTATCGCGGCGCCGTGCGCGGCGTCGCCACATGCAAGCCGCCGACGGGACCGTACCGTGGGGTTGGGCGACCGATCTCGACGTTCGTCATGGAACGATTGATGGATCTTGGCGCGAAGGCGCTCGGTCTCGATCCTATGGAGATCCGCCGCCGCAATCTCGTTCGCGCCGAGGAGTTTCCGTATCGGATCGCATCCGGAATCATCTGGGATAAGACCGGTTTCGTCGAGTGTCTCGATGCGGCGGGCAAGGCTGCCGACTACCAACAACTCCGCGTCCAACAGGCCGAAGCGCGAAAGGATGGCCGCCTGTTCGGTATCGGCATCGCCAGCTACGCCGAACTAACCGGCATCGGATCGCGCATCGCGGTCGCACCGGGAATGCCGATCAATACCGGTTCGGAGACGGCAAAAATCTCCATCGACTCGACCGGCGCCATCACCGCTGCCTTCGGGGTCGCCTCGCACGGCCAGGGGCTGGAGACGACGCTGGCGCAGATCATTGCCGACGATCTCGGCGCGCGCTTTGAGGAGATCCGTGTCGTCCAGGGCGACAGCGATGCGGTGCCGATGTCGACCGGCACCTATGCAAGCCGCAGCGCGGTTCTCGGCGGGGGCGCGGCCAAGCACGCCTCGGCGCTATTGCGGGACAAGATCAAGCGCGTCGCCTCGCATCTGCTCGAGGCCAACCATGACGACATCGAGCTTTCCGGCGGTAAGGCGATCGTTATCGGCACGGACCGTACCGTGACGTTCAGGCAGGTCGCGAAGGCGGTCTATTCCGACATGAAGACGCTGCCGGTCGAGGCGCGGGAGGAATTGAGCGCGAGCTACACCTACGACCCGATCAACGGCACGACCGCCGCCGCCACCCACATCGCTGCGGTGGAAGTCGATCCCGCGACATGGTTCGTAAAAATCCACAAATATGTGGTGGCCGAAGACTGCGGCCGGATCATCAATCCCATGATCGTCGATGGCCAGGTCCATGGCGGCGTGGCACAGGGGATCGGCGCGGCCCTGTTCGAGGAGCTTGTCTACGATGAGGACGGCCAGCTCCTGAGCGCCAGTCTCGTCGACTATGTCATCCCGTCCGCGGCCGAAATCCCTGATATGGACGTCGTGCATGTCGAGAGCGAATCCGCCGTCGCCG
- a CDS encoding FAD binding domain-containing protein, translating to MKPARFDYIAPKTLAAAVDALVASNGEGKLLAGGQSLLPLLNFRMARPSVLVDLNGIKELSFIEQRGNNVVIGALTRHFQIEHSPLIASELPVMSAAMRHVAHLAIRNRGTIGGSLSHADPAAELPMMAMFYGARLTVQGPAGRRTIAAKDFFVDALTNCLEPEDIVAEIEFPVLWHDGWAFEEVARRFGDFALASIAVSIKPGRSGLDEARVAVMGVADTPLRLENVEKQLCEIEVDGRTPDRFSEWVRSSVTPNSDLHASAEYRKHLLGELAKRAMQTALATKG from the coding sequence ATGAAGCCCGCCAGGTTTGACTATATCGCGCCGAAGACACTGGCTGCTGCAGTGGACGCGCTTGTGGCGAGCAACGGCGAGGGAAAGCTGCTCGCCGGCGGCCAGAGCCTGCTGCCGCTGCTCAACTTCCGGATGGCGCGGCCCAGCGTGCTGGTCGATCTGAACGGCATCAAGGAATTGTCGTTTATCGAACAGCGCGGCAACAACGTGGTGATCGGCGCGCTGACGCGCCATTTCCAGATCGAGCATTCCCCGCTCATCGCGTCCGAGCTGCCGGTGATGTCGGCGGCCATGCGTCACGTCGCGCATCTGGCGATCCGCAACCGCGGCACCATCGGCGGCAGCCTTTCGCACGCGGACCCCGCGGCCGAGTTGCCGATGATGGCGATGTTCTACGGCGCCCGCCTCACGGTGCAAGGGCCGGCGGGCCGCCGCACGATCGCGGCGAAGGATTTTTTCGTCGACGCTTTGACGAACTGTCTCGAACCAGAGGATATCGTCGCGGAGATCGAATTTCCGGTCCTGTGGCACGACGGCTGGGCGTTCGAAGAAGTCGCTCGGCGGTTCGGCGATTTTGCGCTCGCGAGCATCGCAGTATCGATTAAGCCCGGCCGGTCTGGATTGGACGAAGCGCGCGTTGCGGTGATGGGTGTGGCGGATACGCCGCTGCGGCTCGAAAACGTCGAGAAGCAGCTCTGTGAAATCGAGGTCGACGGCCGTACGCCGGACCGGTTCTCCGAATGGGTGAGGTCGAGCGTCACACCCAACAGCGATCTGCACGCCTCCGCCGAATACAGGAAACATCTGCTGGGCGAATTGGCCAAACGGGCCATGCAGACGGCGTTGGCGACGAAAGGGTGA
- a CDS encoding (2Fe-2S)-binding protein, giving the protein MTMNVSVTINGIRHDVSGVEPRLLLSDFLRDTLGLTGTHVGCEHGVCGACTVLMDGHSVRSCLTLAVQVNGSEITTVEGLGTPEALNALQTQFREHHGLQCGFCTPGMLMTGEDLLRNHPLATDEEIREGLSGNLCRCTGYQNIVAAIRSAAAIRREKAR; this is encoded by the coding sequence ATGACCATGAACGTATCGGTGACGATCAACGGGATCAGGCATGACGTTTCCGGCGTCGAGCCGCGGCTGCTGTTGTCCGATTTTCTCCGCGACACCCTCGGATTGACCGGGACGCATGTCGGCTGCGAGCACGGCGTCTGCGGAGCGTGTACGGTACTGATGGATGGCCACAGCGTGCGGTCCTGCCTTACGCTCGCCGTCCAGGTCAACGGTAGCGAGATCACCACGGTCGAGGGACTGGGAACACCGGAAGCGCTCAATGCGCTTCAGACCCAGTTCCGTGAGCATCACGGCCTCCAGTGCGGGTTTTGCACACCCGGCATGCTGATGACGGGCGAGGATTTGCTCCGCAACCATCCGCTCGCGACCGATGAGGAGATCAGAGAAGGTCTCTCCGGAAATCTCTGCCGCTGCACCGGCTACCAGAACATCGTCGCCGCGATCCGGAGCGCCGCTGCAATCCGCCGGGAGAAAGCCCGATGA
- a CDS encoding N-acyl homoserine lactonase family protein has product MKLNFLSAGRLRMKKSIYIPGADRSEMIDLPVSSALIRHRQGNVLFDTGCHPSVVDHAEERWGPLAKVMKPIMGAGDMLLPSLACTGLGPEDIDVVVNSHFHTDHCGCNQFFTKATILAHAREIEAAKASGAENAGYLQADWDTGQPIEAVNGEKDLFGDAGVVLVPLPGHTPGLLGALVSLDRDGQFLLASDAISVRQSLDTDVAPRNTWNVEALLKSFEEVRRIERSGATVICGHDDLQWQSLRKGNEGYE; this is encoded by the coding sequence ATGAAACTCAATTTTCTGTCCGCCGGCCGCCTTCGCATGAAGAAGAGCATCTACATCCCCGGCGCGGACCGCAGCGAGATGATCGACCTGCCGGTGAGCAGTGCACTGATCAGGCACAGGCAGGGCAACGTGCTGTTCGACACCGGGTGTCACCCCTCCGTCGTGGACCACGCCGAAGAGCGCTGGGGACCGCTGGCGAAGGTGATGAAGCCGATCATGGGCGCGGGAGACATGTTGCTGCCCAGCCTCGCCTGCACAGGCCTCGGCCCCGAAGACATCGACGTGGTCGTGAATTCGCATTTCCATACCGATCATTGTGGCTGCAACCAGTTCTTCACCAAGGCGACGATCCTGGCTCACGCCAGGGAGATCGAAGCCGCGAAAGCTTCGGGCGCGGAAAATGCCGGCTATCTCCAGGCCGACTGGGACACCGGACAACCGATCGAAGCCGTGAATGGCGAAAAGGATCTGTTCGGCGATGCCGGCGTCGTCCTGGTTCCGTTGCCGGGCCACACGCCCGGCCTGCTCGGCGCGCTGGTCAGCCTCGACCGCGACGGTCAGTTCCTGCTGGCGTCGGATGCGATCAGCGTGCGCCAAAGCCTCGATACCGATGTCGCCCCTCGCAATACCTGGAATGTGGAAGCGCTGCTGAAGTCGTTCGAGGAGGTGAGGCGGATAGAGAGGTCCGGAGCGACCGTCATCTGCGGTCACGACGACCTGCAATGGCAAAGCCTGCGCAAGGGAAACGAGGGCTATGAGTAA